One Notolabrus celidotus isolate fNotCel1 chromosome 16, fNotCel1.pri, whole genome shotgun sequence DNA window includes the following coding sequences:
- the celf3a gene encoding CUGBP Elav-like family member 3, with protein MNRPIQVKPADSESRGEDRKLFVGMLGKQQTDSDVRKMFEPFGSIEECTVLRGPDGTSKGCAFVKYQSNAEAQAAINALHGSRTLPGASSSLVVKFADSEKERGLRRMQQVASQLGVISPMTLHLGAYNAYTQALMQQQALVAQSAYLSPVATVAAVQMQQLAALNPSSIIATPIASITPSSAFYMSAGTSTPPSIAATPVPALPPPLTVNSYPSVPAPPNSQSATEALYTNGVHAYQAQSPVLDPLQQAYTGMQHYTATYPAAYGLVGQPFPHQPTLVAQQPQQPQQLQQREGPEGCNIFIYHLPQEFTDSEILQMFLPFGNVISAKVFVDRATNQSKCFGFVSFDNPSSAQTAIQAMNGFQIGMKRLKVQLKRPKDANRPY; from the exons AAGACAGGAAGCTATTTGTGGGCATGCTGGGAAAACAGCAGACGGACAGTGACGTGAGAAAGATGTTCGAGCCCTTTGGCAGCATAGAGGAGTGCACGGTGCTCCGTGGGCCTGATGGCACCAGCAAAG GTTGTGCGTTCGTAAAGTACCAGAGCAACGCAGAGGCCCAGGCTGCCATCAATGCCCTGCATGGGAGTCGTACTTTACCT GGTGCCTCGTCGAGCCTGGTGGTGAAGTTTGCAGATTCGGAGAAGGAGCGAGGGCTGCGGAGGATGCAGCAGGTGGCCTCTCAGCTGGGGGTCATCAGTCCCATGACCCTCCACCTCGGGGCCTACAACGCCTACACACAGGCT CTGATGCAGCAGCAGGCCCTGGTGGCGCAGTCGGCCTACCTCTCCCCTGTTGCCACAGTGGCGGCGGTTCAGATGCAGCAGCTCGCCGCCCTCAACCCCAGCAGCATCATTGCCACGCCGATCGCATCCATCACCCCCTCCTCAG CCTTTTATATGTCCGCAGGTACCAGCACTCCGCCCTCCATCGCCGCCACACCTGTTCCTGCTCTGCCTCCACCCCTCACAGTGAACAGCTACCCCTCTGTGCCAGCTccacccaacagccaatcagcaacTGAGGCCCTGTACACCAACGGGGTCCACGCCTACCAAG CTCAGAGTCCTGTACTGGACCCCCTGCAGCAGGCATATACAGGCATGCAGCACTACACAG CCACCTACCCTGCTGCGTACGGCCTGGTGGGACAGCCGTTCCCGCATCAGCCCACCCTGGTGgctcagcagcctcagcagccgcagcagctgcagcaacgAGAAG GTCCTGAGGGCTGTAACATCTTCATCTACCACCTGCCACAGGAGTTCACCGACTCTGAGATCCTGCAGATGTTCCTGCCCTTCGGAAATGTTATCTCTGCAAAGGTCTTTGTTGACCGCGCCACCAATCAGAGTAAATGCTTTG GTTTTGTGAGTTTTGACAACCCATCCAGCGCCCAGACTGCCATCCAGGCCATGAACGGCTTCCAGATTGGCATGAAGAGACTGAAGGTGCAGCTGAAGAGGCCCAAGGATGCCAACAGGCCTTACTAA